The following DNA comes from Halalkaliarchaeum sp. AArc-CO.
AGGATCTCGAGGGCGCCACCGAGGAGGCCAGCGACCTATCGGCGAGCGCCGAGGAGGTCGCCGCCACTGTCGAAAACGTCGCACAGACGGCGGCCTCGGCCGCCGAAATCGGCGAGGAAGGCCGCAAAGCGGCGGAAACCGCGCTGGATCAGATGGCGACGATCCAGGACGTCACCGACGAGACGGCCACGGAGGTCGAGTCGCTCGCCGCGGAGATCGACGAGATCGGCGGGATCGCGGATGCGATCTCGGAGATCGCCGAACAGACGAACATGCTCGCGTTGAACGCGTCGATCGAGGCTGCCCGCGCCGGGGCCGACAGCGACGGCTTCGCGGTCGTCGCACAGGAGGTGAAATCTCTGGCCGAGGACACGAAATCCGCTGCCGCGGAGATCGAAGGGCGGATCGAACGGGTACAGGAACGGACCGGCGATGCGGTCGACGCGATGCAGGAGACGGAACGCCGGATCGACGCCGGCGTCGAGACGGTGGAAACAAGCATCGACGCACTAGAGCGCCTCGCAGAGAGCGTTGAGGTAACCGACGCCAGTATGGACGAAATCGAGGAGGCCACCGATTCACAGGCGACATCGATAAACGGCGTGGTACAGCGGGTCGAAGACGTCGCCGCAATCAGCGAACAGACGGTCGACGCCGCCGAAGCCGTCACTGTGGCCGTCGACGACCAGACGGCGACGCTCTCGGAGGTGACCGGCGCGGCCGAAGGGCTGGCCGCACGCGCCGACGAACTGCAACGCGCTGTCGACGGGTTCAGAGTCGAGACCGGGCACGTGCAACGGGGCCGCACCGGAAGCGAGGACACAGCGGTCGCCACCGACGGCTCGGGCGACGAGTTCGGCTGGGTAACCACCCGCGATGACGACGCGGGGAGGAGGGAGTGACCATGCCGGTCGACATGACGACGTGGGCTGGGCTCGGTGCTGCCGGCATGGCGGTCGGGACCGCCTACCCCCTGTACGGGATGGCTCGCAATCCCGAAAAATATCGGTTCTACGGCGTACTCGCTTCGATCACTGGCATCGCCTTCGTTGCCTACGTGTTGATGGCATTCAATATCGGAACGGTCACGGCGGCGGGATACGACCTCCCGCTTCCCAGGTATATCGACTGGCTGCTCACGACGCCGCTTTTGGTGTTGTATCTCGGCATGCTGGTTCGGCCGGGACGCCGGCTGGTCGCGGCGCTTGTGGCGGTGAACGTCCCGATCATCGGGTTCGGGATCGG
Coding sequences within:
- a CDS encoding HAMP domain-containing methyl-accepting chemotaxis protein, translating into MTALVVGYGALIHVRATEQLGAAGGEITSGIVALVFLMVISFGLLGVTIGSNTVLSLRQLTRKAERMADGDLTVEFHSPRKDEFGRLYDAFATLRDSLRDRIEEAEAAREEAEQARREAERTRDEAEAYADAVEAKATEYEDAMRAVAEGDLTRQVDPESESEAMEDVGRAFNEMVTALSEIVADVDAVADDVAEAADEVDSRANRLQTSTSEVEEAAAEIADGARSQRQDLEGATEEASDLSASAEEVAATVENVAQTAASAAEIGEEGRKAAETALDQMATIQDVTDETATEVESLAAEIDEIGGIADAISEIAEQTNMLALNASIEAARAGADSDGFAVVAQEVKSLAEDTKSAAAEIEGRIERVQERTGDAVDAMQETERRIDAGVETVETSIDALERLAESVEVTDASMDEIEEATDSQATSINGVVQRVEDVAAISEQTVDAAEAVTVAVDDQTATLSEVTGAAEGLAARADELQRAVDGFRVETGHVQRGRTGSEDTAVATDGSGDEFGWVTTRDDDAGRRE